The Candidatus Saccharibacteria bacterium genomic interval TGTACAGCAAAATCTGTGGTGGCTGTTGCTTCTAACCGCCTGGAGTTTGGGCTGGAAAGGTTGGGCTCTTTGGCGGGCAGCCAAACTGGATCAAAAAGCTTGGTTTGTGGTTTTTATGATTGTTAACACCCTTGGAATTTTAGAAGTTTTTTATGTCTTCTATTTTTCCAAGCAAAAAACCGCTACAAAAACTGCCTCTAAATAATGCGGTCGTTAGATCAGATTAGAGCCGATATAGACGTTGTCGATAAAGCACTCATCAATGATTTGAAGCGGCGTTTTGAACTAACTCATGAGACCGGCGTATACAAGAAGACTCATAACTTACCAAGCCTAGATAATACCAGGTATCAAAAATGTTAGTGGCCAGAAATGAAGCAGCCAAGGCCGCTGGGCTACCCGAGGACTTAGCTATAGAAGTCTTTGGTCTAATTCACAAATATTCTGTACTAGAACAAGATAAGCTAAAATAGCCATTGCGGGGTGTGGCGCAGCCTGGTAGCGCGCAGCGTTCGGGACGCTGAGGTCGCCGGTTCAAGTCCGGCCACCCCGACCAATCTAAGTTCATCACTTGCTTAATTTAACTTGGCCAAGAGTTGCGTGATCTGAATCGGCGCGCCGGTTAG includes:
- a CDS encoding chorismate mutase — encoded protein: MRSLDQIRADIDVVDKALINDLKRRFELTHETGVYKKTHNLPSLDNTRYQKC